A window of the Capricornis sumatraensis isolate serow.1 chromosome 9, serow.2, whole genome shotgun sequence genome harbors these coding sequences:
- the KCNN1 gene encoding small conductance calcium-activated potassium channel protein 1 isoform X1, with the protein MNSHRHSGCEGRPLGGGLGALGRDPLDPEAGHPPQPPNGPGIQVVVAKSEPAQPSPGSPRGQPQDQEEEEDEEEDEAVRQRGSGKPPSVGHRLGHRRALFEKRKRLSDYALIFGMFGIVVMVTETELSWGVYTKESLYSFALKCLISLSTVILLGLVILYHAREIQLFMVDNGADDWRIAMTCERVFLISLELAVCAIHPVPGHYRFTWTARLAFTYTPSAAEADVDVLLSVPMFLRLYLLGRVMLLHSKIFTDASSRSIGALNKITFNTRFVMKTLMTICPGTVLLVFSISSWVIAAWTVRVCERENMYHDKQEVTSNFLGAMWLISITFLSIGYGDMVPHTYCGKGVCLLTGIMGAGCTALVVAVVARKLELTKAEKHVHNFMMDTQLTKRVKNAAANVLRETWLIYKHTRLVKKPDQARVRKHQRKFLQAIHQAQKLRSVKIEQGKLNDQTNTLADLAKTQNVMYDLMSELHAQHEELEARLAALESRLDALGTSLQALPGLIAQAIRPPPPALPPWPGSGPLDQVARSLPHWWPPVAPSDCG; encoded by the exons ATGAACAGCCACAGACACAGTGGCTGCGAGGGACGGCCACTAGGTGGCGGGCTGGGTGCCCTGGGCCGAGATCCTCTGGACCCCGAGGCCGGCCACCCCCCGCAGCCTCCAAATGGCCCAGGCATCCAGGTGGTGGTGGCCAAGAGCGAGCCGGCGCAACCCTCGCCTGGCAGCCCCCGGGGGCAGCCCCAGGaccaggaagaggaagaagatgaggAAGAAGATGAGGCGGTCAGACAGAGGGgctcagggaagccccccagtgTTGGCCACCGCCTGGGCCACCGGCGGGCGCTCTTTGAGAAGCGGAAGCGCCTCAGTGACTATGCCCTAATCTTCGGCATGTTCGGCATCGTTGTCATGGTGACAGAGACGGAGCTGTCCTGGGGGGTCTACACCAAG GAGTCCCTGTACTCATTTGCACTCAAATGCCTCATCAGCCTCTCCACGGTCATCCTGCTGGGCCTGGTCATCCTCTACCATGCCCGAGAGATCCAG CTGTTCATGGTGGACAACGGGGCTGACGACTGGCGCATCGCCATGACGTGCGAGCGCGTGTTCCTCATCTCCCTGGAGCTGGCCGTGTGCGCCATCCACCCGGTGCCCGGCCACTACCGCTTCACGTGGACAGCGCGTCTGGCCTTCACGTACACACCGTCAGCGGCTGAGGCCGACGTGGACGTGCTGCTCTCCGTGCCCATGTTCCTGCGTCTCTACCTGCTGGGCCGCGTCATGCTGCTGCACAGCAAGATCTTCACGGACGCCTCCAGCCGCAGCATCGGTGCCCTCAACAAGATCACCTTCAACACACGCTTCGTCATGAAGACGCTCATGACCATCTGCCCGGGCACTGTGCTCCTTGTCTTCAGCATCTCCTCCTGGGTCATTGCTGCCTGGACCGTGCGGGTCTGCGAGAG GGAAAACAT GTACCACGACAAGCAGGAAGTGACCAGCAACTTCCTGGGGGCCATGTGGCTCATCTCCATCACCTTCCTGTCCATCGGCTACGGTGACATGGTGCCCCACACCTACTGCGGGAAGGGCGTGTGCCTGCTCACCGGCATCATG GGGGCTGGCTGCACGGCACTTGTGGTGGCTGTGGTGGCCCGGAAGCTGGAGCTCACCAAGGCAGAGAAACACGTGCACAACTTCATGATGGACACTCAGCTCACCAAGCGG GTGAAAAACGCCGCTGCTAACGTTCTCAGGGAGACGTGGCTCATCTACAAACACACCAGGCTGGTGAAAAAGCCAGACCAGGCCCGGGTTCGGAAACACCAGCGTAAGTTCCTCCAAGCCATCCATCA AGCGCAGAA GCTCCGGAGTGTGAAGATTGAGCAAGGGAAGCTGAATGACCAGACCAACACACTCGCAGACCTGGCCAAG ACCCAGAATGTCATGTACGACCTCATGTCCGAGCTGCACGCCCAGCACGAGGAGCTTGAGGCCCGCCTGGCTGCCCTTGAAAGCCGCCTGGATGCGTTGGGCACCTCCCTGCAGGCCCTGCCTGGCCTCATCGCCCAAGCCATacgcccacccccacccgccctgCCTCCCTGGCCTGGCTCTGGCCCCCTAGACCAGGTGGCTCGGAGTCTCCCACACTGGTGGCCACCCGTGGCCCCTTCAGACTGCGGGTGA
- the KCNN1 gene encoding small conductance calcium-activated potassium channel protein 1 isoform X2: MNSHRHSGCEGRPLGGGLGALGRDPLDPEAGHPPQPPNGPGIQVVVAKSEPAQPSPGSPRGQPQDQEEEEDEEEDEAVRQRGSGKPPSVGHRLGHRRALFEKRKRLSDYALIFGMFGIVVMVTETELSWGVYTKESLYSFALKCLISLSTVILLGLVILYHAREIQLFMVDNGADDWRIAMTCERVFLISLELAVCAIHPVPGHYRFTWTARLAFTYTPSAAEADVDVLLSVPMFLRLYLLGRVMLLHSKIFTDASSRSIGALNKITFNTRFVMKTLMTICPGTVLLVFSISSWVIAAWTVRVCERYHDKQEVTSNFLGAMWLISITFLSIGYGDMVPHTYCGKGVCLLTGIMGAGCTALVVAVVARKLELTKAEKHVHNFMMDTQLTKRVKNAAANVLRETWLIYKHTRLVKKPDQARVRKHQRKFLQAIHQLRSVKIEQGKLNDQTNTLADLAKTQNVMYDLMSELHAQHEELEARLAALESRLDALGTSLQALPGLIAQAIRPPPPALPPWPGSGPLDQVARSLPHWWPPVAPSDCG, from the exons ATGAACAGCCACAGACACAGTGGCTGCGAGGGACGGCCACTAGGTGGCGGGCTGGGTGCCCTGGGCCGAGATCCTCTGGACCCCGAGGCCGGCCACCCCCCGCAGCCTCCAAATGGCCCAGGCATCCAGGTGGTGGTGGCCAAGAGCGAGCCGGCGCAACCCTCGCCTGGCAGCCCCCGGGGGCAGCCCCAGGaccaggaagaggaagaagatgaggAAGAAGATGAGGCGGTCAGACAGAGGGgctcagggaagccccccagtgTTGGCCACCGCCTGGGCCACCGGCGGGCGCTCTTTGAGAAGCGGAAGCGCCTCAGTGACTATGCCCTAATCTTCGGCATGTTCGGCATCGTTGTCATGGTGACAGAGACGGAGCTGTCCTGGGGGGTCTACACCAAG GAGTCCCTGTACTCATTTGCACTCAAATGCCTCATCAGCCTCTCCACGGTCATCCTGCTGGGCCTGGTCATCCTCTACCATGCCCGAGAGATCCAG CTGTTCATGGTGGACAACGGGGCTGACGACTGGCGCATCGCCATGACGTGCGAGCGCGTGTTCCTCATCTCCCTGGAGCTGGCCGTGTGCGCCATCCACCCGGTGCCCGGCCACTACCGCTTCACGTGGACAGCGCGTCTGGCCTTCACGTACACACCGTCAGCGGCTGAGGCCGACGTGGACGTGCTGCTCTCCGTGCCCATGTTCCTGCGTCTCTACCTGCTGGGCCGCGTCATGCTGCTGCACAGCAAGATCTTCACGGACGCCTCCAGCCGCAGCATCGGTGCCCTCAACAAGATCACCTTCAACACACGCTTCGTCATGAAGACGCTCATGACCATCTGCCCGGGCACTGTGCTCCTTGTCTTCAGCATCTCCTCCTGGGTCATTGCTGCCTGGACCGTGCGGGTCTGCGAGAG GTACCACGACAAGCAGGAAGTGACCAGCAACTTCCTGGGGGCCATGTGGCTCATCTCCATCACCTTCCTGTCCATCGGCTACGGTGACATGGTGCCCCACACCTACTGCGGGAAGGGCGTGTGCCTGCTCACCGGCATCATG GGGGCTGGCTGCACGGCACTTGTGGTGGCTGTGGTGGCCCGGAAGCTGGAGCTCACCAAGGCAGAGAAACACGTGCACAACTTCATGATGGACACTCAGCTCACCAAGCGG GTGAAAAACGCCGCTGCTAACGTTCTCAGGGAGACGTGGCTCATCTACAAACACACCAGGCTGGTGAAAAAGCCAGACCAGGCCCGGGTTCGGAAACACCAGCGTAAGTTCCTCCAAGCCATCCATCA GCTCCGGAGTGTGAAGATTGAGCAAGGGAAGCTGAATGACCAGACCAACACACTCGCAGACCTGGCCAAG ACCCAGAATGTCATGTACGACCTCATGTCCGAGCTGCACGCCCAGCACGAGGAGCTTGAGGCCCGCCTGGCTGCCCTTGAAAGCCGCCTGGATGCGTTGGGCACCTCCCTGCAGGCCCTGCCTGGCCTCATCGCCCAAGCCATacgcccacccccacccgccctgCCTCCCTGGCCTGGCTCTGGCCCCCTAGACCAGGTGGCTCGGAGTCTCCCACACTGGTGGCCACCCGTGGCCCCTTCAGACTGCGGGTGA
- the KCNN1 gene encoding small conductance calcium-activated potassium channel protein 1 isoform X3: protein MNSHRHSGCEGRPLGGGLGALGRDPLDPEAGHPPQPPNGPGIQVVVAKSEPAQPSPGSPRGQPQDQEEEEDEEEDEAVRQRGSGKPPSVGHRLGHRRALFEKRKRLSDYALIFGMFGIVVMVTETELSWGVYTKESLYSFALKCLISLSTVILLGLVILYHAREIQLFMVDNGADDWRIAMTCERVFLISLELAVCAIHPVPGHYRFTWTARLAFTYTPSAAEADVDVLLSVPMFLRLYLLGRVMLLHSKIFTDASSRSIGALNKITFNTRFVMKTLMTICPGTVLLVFSISSWVIAAWTVRVCERYHDKQEVTSNFLGAMWLISITFLSIGYGDMVPHTYCGKGVCLLTGIMGAGCTALVVAVVARKLELTKAEKHVHNFMMDTQLTKRVKNAAANVLRETWLIYKHTRLVKKPDQARVRKHQRKFLQAIHQAQKLRSVKIEQGKLNDQTNTLADLAKTQNVMYDLMSELHAQHEELEARLAALESRLDALGTSLQALPGLIAQAIRPPPPALPPWPGSGPLDQVARSLPHWWPPVAPSDCG, encoded by the exons ATGAACAGCCACAGACACAGTGGCTGCGAGGGACGGCCACTAGGTGGCGGGCTGGGTGCCCTGGGCCGAGATCCTCTGGACCCCGAGGCCGGCCACCCCCCGCAGCCTCCAAATGGCCCAGGCATCCAGGTGGTGGTGGCCAAGAGCGAGCCGGCGCAACCCTCGCCTGGCAGCCCCCGGGGGCAGCCCCAGGaccaggaagaggaagaagatgaggAAGAAGATGAGGCGGTCAGACAGAGGGgctcagggaagccccccagtgTTGGCCACCGCCTGGGCCACCGGCGGGCGCTCTTTGAGAAGCGGAAGCGCCTCAGTGACTATGCCCTAATCTTCGGCATGTTCGGCATCGTTGTCATGGTGACAGAGACGGAGCTGTCCTGGGGGGTCTACACCAAG GAGTCCCTGTACTCATTTGCACTCAAATGCCTCATCAGCCTCTCCACGGTCATCCTGCTGGGCCTGGTCATCCTCTACCATGCCCGAGAGATCCAG CTGTTCATGGTGGACAACGGGGCTGACGACTGGCGCATCGCCATGACGTGCGAGCGCGTGTTCCTCATCTCCCTGGAGCTGGCCGTGTGCGCCATCCACCCGGTGCCCGGCCACTACCGCTTCACGTGGACAGCGCGTCTGGCCTTCACGTACACACCGTCAGCGGCTGAGGCCGACGTGGACGTGCTGCTCTCCGTGCCCATGTTCCTGCGTCTCTACCTGCTGGGCCGCGTCATGCTGCTGCACAGCAAGATCTTCACGGACGCCTCCAGCCGCAGCATCGGTGCCCTCAACAAGATCACCTTCAACACACGCTTCGTCATGAAGACGCTCATGACCATCTGCCCGGGCACTGTGCTCCTTGTCTTCAGCATCTCCTCCTGGGTCATTGCTGCCTGGACCGTGCGGGTCTGCGAGAG GTACCACGACAAGCAGGAAGTGACCAGCAACTTCCTGGGGGCCATGTGGCTCATCTCCATCACCTTCCTGTCCATCGGCTACGGTGACATGGTGCCCCACACCTACTGCGGGAAGGGCGTGTGCCTGCTCACCGGCATCATG GGGGCTGGCTGCACGGCACTTGTGGTGGCTGTGGTGGCCCGGAAGCTGGAGCTCACCAAGGCAGAGAAACACGTGCACAACTTCATGATGGACACTCAGCTCACCAAGCGG GTGAAAAACGCCGCTGCTAACGTTCTCAGGGAGACGTGGCTCATCTACAAACACACCAGGCTGGTGAAAAAGCCAGACCAGGCCCGGGTTCGGAAACACCAGCGTAAGTTCCTCCAAGCCATCCATCA AGCGCAGAA GCTCCGGAGTGTGAAGATTGAGCAAGGGAAGCTGAATGACCAGACCAACACACTCGCAGACCTGGCCAAG ACCCAGAATGTCATGTACGACCTCATGTCCGAGCTGCACGCCCAGCACGAGGAGCTTGAGGCCCGCCTGGCTGCCCTTGAAAGCCGCCTGGATGCGTTGGGCACCTCCCTGCAGGCCCTGCCTGGCCTCATCGCCCAAGCCATacgcccacccccacccgccctgCCTCCCTGGCCTGGCTCTGGCCCCCTAGACCAGGTGGCTCGGAGTCTCCCACACTGGTGGCCACCCGTGGCCCCTTCAGACTGCGGGTGA